The following coding sequences are from one Prochlorococcus sp. MIT 1314 window:
- a CDS encoding class I SAM-dependent methyltransferase, whose translation MRKILRVLLRKLFLINLRASKRLSRNNLISFLLTDLNRISKKKRNLKVLFVGAGGDLEEFIRKYFHFNLITIDVDIKRNPDFVMSISNLEFKDNEFDLVFMLEVLEHVDQPFNASSEIFRVLKPEGILLLSTPFTFGIHDAPYDFWRFTKYGLMKLFDRFDELIIQERSGFLLTISTLLARLIICKNPFHKMIGCFFSLIFYTLIPLINILDNCLPKLITTGYYLKAKK comes from the coding sequence TTGAGAAAGATATTAAGAGTTTTGCTAAGAAAACTTTTTTTAATAAATTTAAGAGCTTCTAAAAGACTATCTAGAAATAATCTTATATCTTTTTTATTAACAGATTTAAATAGAATATCTAAAAAAAAAAGAAACCTAAAGGTCTTGTTTGTCGGAGCAGGTGGGGATTTAGAAGAATTTATTAGAAAATATTTTCATTTTAATTTGATAACAATAGATGTTGATATTAAACGTAATCCCGATTTTGTGATGTCAATATCAAATTTGGAGTTTAAAGATAATGAATTTGACTTGGTTTTTATGCTTGAGGTTTTAGAACACGTCGACCAACCTTTTAATGCATCCTCTGAGATTTTTAGAGTTTTGAAACCAGAAGGTATTTTATTATTGAGTACTCCTTTCACCTTTGGGATACATGATGCTCCTTATGATTTCTGGAGGTTTACTAAATATGGATTGATGAAACTTTTTGATAGGTTTGATGAATTAATTATTCAAGAACGAAGTGGCTTTTTATTAACTATATCTACTTTATTGGCGAGATTAATTATCTGCAAAAATCCCTTTCATAAGATGATAGGCTGTTTTTTTAGTCTAATTTTTTATACTTTAATTCCTTTAATAAATATTTTAGATAATTGTCTTCCAAAGCTAATCACCACTGGATACTACTTAAAAGCAAAAAAATAG
- a CDS encoding methyltransferase domain-containing protein translates to MSDTGQKIFANNASWSFSGNVPKTFGEHILNSVPLYLEGQQLVAEFSDFFVGENQKVYDLGCSTGSLTKLIADRHKSRNVEVIGIDIEEKMIEEAIKINSSENINYLTEDIVSYNLEPTNFITAYYTLQFISPSIRQFLFNKIFNSLNWGGALVIFEKVRASDARFQDYFSQLYQEFKLKNNFTADEIISKSQSLKRILEPFSSEANYDLMKRAGFKDIITIQKYLCFEGFLAIK, encoded by the coding sequence ATGAGTGATACTGGACAAAAAATTTTTGCAAATAATGCAAGCTGGTCGTTTTCTGGAAATGTACCCAAAACTTTTGGAGAGCACATTTTGAATTCTGTACCCTTATATTTAGAAGGACAACAACTAGTTGCAGAGTTTAGTGACTTCTTTGTGGGTGAAAATCAGAAAGTATACGATTTAGGTTGTTCAACAGGTTCTCTTACAAAACTAATTGCAGATAGACATAAATCTCGTAATGTCGAAGTAATAGGTATAGACATAGAAGAAAAAATGATAGAAGAAGCAATTAAAATAAATTCATCTGAGAACATAAATTATTTAACAGAAGATATAGTTTCATATAATCTTGAGCCTACTAACTTCATAACTGCCTACTACACATTACAGTTTATATCACCTTCAATAAGGCAATTCTTATTTAATAAAATATTTAATTCATTAAATTGGGGCGGTGCTTTAGTTATTTTTGAAAAAGTCAGGGCATCAGATGCTAGATTTCAAGATTATTTTTCACAACTATATCAAGAATTTAAGTTAAAAAATAATTTTACAGCTGATGAAATAATATCAAAATCACAAAGTTTGAAACGAATATTGGAACCATTTTCTTCAGAAGCAAATTATGATTTAATGAAACGTGCAGGATTTAAGGACATAATAACAATTCAAAAATATCTATGCTTTGAGGGATTTCTAGCAATTAAATAA
- the asnB gene encoding asparagine synthase (glutamine-hydrolyzing), with product MCGFLVCLGPPEVLPDKGKFTNALNLQHHRGPDDVQVISIDEGLMGFRRLSIIDINPRSNQPIIYKDIILVFNGEIYNYLELAKQLNNEGYFLNTKGDSEVLAACIHAWGAGQAFSRARGMWGAVAFNSTTKETFVSRDRLGIKPLWYASYKNLSIISSEIKSILFLAPSLKVPNLRTIVDYTLHGILDENESTFFDGVKSFPKGKYASIVGSGGTSEWKVNSFWEIKKKSPQNPASICSLEEVLEESITIHFRRDVKMGIALSGGIDSSIIASLAKNDNTVKFYSVVPPDSADESNLIDMTVSQWSLDHKYVDCMKYESMKTIDLLLSKLDQPFKAAQTIYQYAIRKAAAEDGVRVFLIGDGADEVFGGYKFFVPTLLSELIVNFKLFQAFDFANRLQRFTGKSKLSLIFAALRQIIFKLTPRWLFKSNTQKKYLLSSSLEKFVRPAPLHAFISLKNHMIYRLLVSGIPYWLRVEDGISMSCSLETRVPYLDHLLVERALPEPIDKIFANGMNKSTLRIASSRLLPYHVKSQKQKLQRPGNSQRLVFKVLYTDALKVISECDELFSKYAVEQFKRDRALGKNGAFWFRAFLVSRWHTLNFPKSETLGLKN from the coding sequence ATGTGTGGATTCTTAGTTTGCCTTGGTCCACCTGAAGTTCTCCCTGATAAGGGTAAATTCACAAATGCTCTTAATCTCCAGCATCATCGAGGCCCCGATGATGTTCAAGTCATTTCTATTGACGAAGGTTTGATGGGTTTTCGTCGACTGTCGATTATAGATATAAATCCTAGAAGTAATCAACCAATAATTTACAAAGATATTATTCTTGTTTTTAATGGTGAAATTTATAACTATTTAGAACTTGCTAAGCAATTAAATAATGAAGGATACTTTCTTAATACTAAAGGTGATTCTGAAGTATTAGCTGCTTGTATCCACGCTTGGGGAGCAGGTCAAGCTTTTAGTAGAGCTAGAGGTATGTGGGGAGCCGTTGCATTTAATTCAACTACCAAAGAAACTTTTGTTAGTCGAGATCGGCTTGGAATTAAACCATTGTGGTATGCCTCTTATAAAAACTTATCCATAATATCAAGCGAAATAAAAAGTATTCTCTTTTTAGCCCCATCACTCAAAGTCCCTAATCTGAGAACAATTGTGGATTACACATTGCATGGAATCTTAGATGAAAATGAAAGTACATTCTTCGATGGTGTTAAATCATTTCCCAAAGGTAAATATGCATCAATTGTTGGGTCTGGGGGGACAAGTGAATGGAAAGTTAATTCTTTTTGGGAAATTAAGAAAAAGTCTCCTCAAAACCCTGCTTCGATATGCAGTTTAGAAGAAGTGCTTGAAGAGTCCATAACTATACATTTTCGACGAGATGTGAAAATGGGTATTGCTTTGAGCGGAGGTATAGATTCGTCTATAATCGCAAGTCTTGCCAAGAATGATAATACGGTCAAGTTTTATAGTGTCGTTCCGCCAGACAGTGCTGATGAATCAAATTTAATCGACATGACAGTTTCTCAGTGGTCCTTGGATCATAAATATGTTGATTGCATGAAGTATGAATCTATGAAAACAATTGATTTGCTTCTTTCAAAGCTCGATCAGCCATTTAAAGCAGCACAAACTATTTACCAATATGCAATTAGAAAAGCAGCGGCAGAAGATGGTGTCAGAGTCTTTCTGATAGGAGATGGTGCTGATGAAGTATTTGGTGGTTATAAATTTTTTGTCCCTACATTGTTGTCGGAGTTAATTGTCAATTTTAAATTATTTCAAGCATTTGACTTTGCTAATCGACTTCAAAGATTCACTGGTAAAAGTAAACTTAGCCTAATCTTTGCCGCACTCAGGCAAATTATATTCAAATTAACTCCACGCTGGTTGTTTAAGTCCAATACTCAAAAAAAATACTTATTATCATCTTCACTTGAGAAGTTTGTTCGACCTGCTCCCTTACATGCTTTCATAAGCCTTAAAAATCATATGATTTATAGATTGCTTGTGAGTGGAATTCCCTACTGGTTGAGAGTTGAAGATGGAATCTCAATGTCTTGTTCCCTTGAAACAAGAGTCCCGTATCTTGATCATTTACTTGTAGAACGAGCATTACCTGAGCCGATAGATAAAATTTTTGCAAATGGCATGAATAAATCTACATTAAGAATTGCTTCATCAAGATTACTTCCTTATCATGTTAAGTCCCAAAAGCAAAAGCTTCAGCGTCCAGGTAATTCTCAAAGACTTGTATTCAAGGTTTTATACACTGATGCATTAAAAGTAATCTCGGAATGTGATGAGCTTTTTTCAAAATATGCTGTGGAACAGTTCAAAAGGGATAGAGCATTAGGTAAAAACGGGGCTTTTTGGTTCAGGGCTTTCTTAGTATCAAGATGGCATACTCTTAATTTTCCAAAGTCTGAAACTTTGGGGTTAAAAAATTAG
- a CDS encoding 5'-methylthioadenosine/adenosylhomocysteine nucleosidase, with product MKSINIGLLSAMPEEIGTTIDNLENVTLNKYGDLKIYYGKLKKKVPNYEAVYITLAWSGWGKVSAARAITRILSGTNKIDLIVFTGVAGAANKSLSQWDIVIANEVIQHDMDARPIFDKFVLPPLKKAKLESDNFFKNWIFSSLKKSLNNGNLSRFGHIKKGLIATGDSFISEERVIKRLKDELPNLEAIEMEGGAVAQVAEQEGVPWVIVRVISDSADSNSEIDFDQFLKDYVLSSWKLLDCILQDIPTLPNH from the coding sequence ATGAAATCAATAAATATAGGCTTGCTTAGCGCAATGCCAGAGGAAATTGGTACTACAATTGATAATCTGGAAAATGTAACCTTAAATAAATATGGAGATTTAAAGATTTATTATGGAAAATTAAAGAAAAAAGTTCCAAACTACGAAGCTGTATATATAACTTTAGCTTGGAGCGGATGGGGGAAAGTAAGTGCTGCTAGAGCAATAACAAGAATATTATCTGGAACAAATAAAATAGATTTAATTGTTTTTACAGGTGTTGCTGGAGCAGCTAATAAAAGTCTAAGTCAATGGGATATTGTCATCGCGAACGAAGTAATTCAACATGATATGGATGCTCGACCAATTTTCGATAAATTTGTTTTACCACCACTAAAAAAGGCAAAATTAGAATCCGATAACTTTTTTAAAAATTGGATTTTTAGTTCATTAAAAAAGAGTCTTAATAATGGAAATTTATCTAGATTTGGTCATATAAAAAAGGGTTTAATTGCTACAGGAGATTCATTTATTTCTGAGGAGAGGGTAATAAAAAGACTTAAGGATGAACTACCGAATTTAGAAGCTATAGAAATGGAAGGTGGTGCAGTTGCTCAAGTCGCCGAACAAGAAGGAGTTCCTTGGGTAATTGTAAGAGTGATTTCAGATAGCGCCGATTCTAATTCGGAGATTGATTTTGATCAATTTCTTAAAGATTATGTTTTAAGTTCTTGGAAATTATTAGATTGTATTTTGCAAGATATCCCAACATTGCCGAATCATTAA
- a CDS encoding adenine phosphoribosyltransferase → MENNNLKLAIDSYRDFPQEGIIFRDVLPILRNPEIFSNLIKDMSSSNLLRNSDAIIAIDARGFIFGAAISFHLSKPLVVARKPGKLPGEIISKSYNLEYGSNSLSIQEKSLSQHQTFFIIDDLLATGGTVNCVADILNSKGKIITGLSVVIELKDLNAKSKFNFPVESQVIY, encoded by the coding sequence ATGGAAAATAATAATTTGAAATTAGCCATTGATTCATACAGAGACTTTCCTCAAGAAGGAATAATTTTTAGAGATGTACTACCAATCCTAAGAAATCCCGAGATTTTTTCGAATTTAATCAAAGATATGTCCTCTAGTAATCTCCTTAGAAATTCCGATGCAATAATTGCTATAGATGCAAGAGGTTTTATTTTTGGCGCTGCTATATCATTCCACCTATCCAAGCCTCTGGTTGTCGCTCGTAAGCCTGGAAAATTACCAGGAGAAATCATAAGTAAATCATATAATTTGGAGTATGGTTCAAACTCATTATCAATTCAAGAGAAATCACTTTCTCAGCATCAAACATTTTTTATTATTGATGATTTGTTAGCAACAGGTGGAACAGTAAATTGTGTTGCAGATATTTTAAATTCCAAAGGAAAAATAATAACTGGATTATCAGTAGTTATAGAACTTAAAGATTTAAATGCAAAATCTAAGTTTAACTTCCCTGTCGAATCACAAGTGATTTACTAA
- a CDS encoding ABC transporter ATP-binding protein produces the protein MKPNQDISKIILIKSIWKHLTSRRKKQLILLFGLILLSGIAEIYSIASLIPFLNAFSNAESNYSIAIIEPLYEIFSPLKSLNPILFSTIIFLFCISIAAFLRLINLYAANFISAAIGSEFSSKAYNLTLNQPYRRHIEINSSEIISSIVTQTDVTVSVIKTIILFITSIIISTGLIYSLFIINWFLSISISLILISLYLILGAYFKIRLNKVSESRAILINQQTKSLQEGLGSIKDIILDNSQEFYSKLFSKSDQPIRFLAAKSEFIAGSPKYIFEVISLFIIILIALIYKVFIDFNANIIPLLGTMALGIQRLLPSFQQAYNSWVIITTSTNSVLNLLKLLDQNPYLEKKKSKDFLFKNKITLKNISFSYKKNSRKIIKSFNLEIFKGDRIGIIGPSGGGKSTLADLLMGLLKPTQGIIEIDGIDLHRNNKYFKKDWYRNISHVPQDIFLIDSSIAENIAFGVPFEKIDKKKLMLVIHLSRLSNFIKNIDDAFSTNVGERGLKLSGGQRQRIGIARALYKGGNILILDEATSALDQDTEASIMQTIDNLNSSITVIVITHRLSTLKKCDRIIDLGKN, from the coding sequence ATGAAACCCAATCAGGATATTTCCAAAATTATTCTAATTAAAAGTATCTGGAAACATTTAACTTCAAGAAGAAAAAAACAATTAATATTGCTATTTGGACTAATACTTCTTAGTGGAATTGCAGAAATTTATTCTATAGCTTCATTAATACCTTTTTTAAATGCTTTTTCTAATGCAGAAAGTAATTATTCAATTGCAATAATTGAGCCTCTTTATGAAATATTTTCTCCATTAAAATCATTAAATCCAATTTTATTTTCTACTATAATTTTTTTATTTTGTATATCAATAGCAGCTTTTCTAAGACTAATAAATCTTTATGCTGCCAACTTTATTTCAGCGGCTATTGGGAGCGAATTTAGTTCTAAGGCTTATAATCTTACACTTAATCAACCTTATAGACGTCATATAGAAATAAATAGCAGTGAGATTATATCTTCTATAGTGACTCAAACTGATGTAACTGTTAGTGTTATTAAGACAATAATATTATTTATAACTTCAATAATAATTTCAACAGGTTTAATTTATAGTTTATTTATAATTAATTGGTTTCTTTCAATATCAATATCATTAATATTGATCTCTCTTTATTTGATACTAGGAGCCTACTTTAAAATAAGACTCAACAAAGTTAGTGAATCTAGAGCAATATTAATTAATCAGCAAACCAAATCCTTACAAGAGGGACTTGGTTCAATAAAAGATATAATTCTAGATAATAGCCAAGAATTTTATTCTAAATTATTTAGCAAAAGTGATCAACCAATAAGATTTCTAGCTGCAAAAAGTGAATTTATAGCAGGATCTCCAAAGTACATATTTGAAGTAATAAGCTTATTTATTATCATTCTTATAGCCTTAATCTATAAAGTATTTATCGATTTTAATGCAAATATAATTCCTTTACTAGGAACTATGGCATTAGGGATACAAAGATTACTTCCTTCTTTCCAACAAGCATATAATTCTTGGGTAATTATTACAACAAGTACAAATTCAGTCCTTAATTTATTAAAACTCCTTGATCAAAATCCATATTTAGAAAAAAAGAAATCAAAAGACTTTTTATTTAAAAACAAAATTACTCTTAAAAATATTTCTTTCTCTTATAAGAAAAATTCAAGAAAAATAATAAAAAGCTTTAATTTAGAAATTTTCAAAGGAGATAGAATTGGAATTATTGGGCCATCGGGAGGAGGTAAAAGCACCTTAGCAGATTTATTAATGGGTCTTTTAAAACCAACGCAAGGAATTATTGAAATAGATGGAATAGACCTTCATAGAAATAATAAATATTTCAAGAAAGATTGGTATAGAAATATTTCACATGTTCCCCAAGATATATTTTTAATAGACTCAAGCATTGCAGAAAATATTGCATTTGGTGTGCCATTTGAGAAAATTGATAAGAAAAAATTAATGTTAGTAATTCATTTATCAAGATTATCAAATTTCATAAAAAACATTGATGATGCATTTTCAACAAATGTTGGAGAGAGAGGATTAAAACTAAGTGGAGGCCAGAGACAAAGAATTGGAATAGCAAGGGCATTATACAAGGGTGGAAATATACTAATTCTTGATGAGGCAACTAGCGCACTTGATCAAGATACAGAAGCTTCAATAATGCAAACAATTGATAATTTAAATTCATCAATTACAGTTATTGTAATAACACATAGATTGAGTACACTAAAAAAATGTGATCGCATAATAGATTTAGGAAAAAATTAA